One Thermodesulfobacteriota bacterium DNA window includes the following coding sequences:
- a CDS encoding addiction module antidote protein translates to MTKKIRIVDLPEFDLTEHLKNEEDLAAYLTLVIEEGDAAELAHALGVAARARGMSEIAREAGITREALYRALRPGAQPRFDTINRVCGALGVRLVAKSVHA, encoded by the coding sequence ATGACGAAAAAGATTCGTATCGTGGATCTGCCGGAATTCGACCTGACCGAGCATCTGAAAAACGAGGAAGACCTTGCCGCTTACCTGACACTCGTGATTGAAGAGGGCGACGCGGCGGAGCTGGCGCACGCGCTGGGTGTGGCGGCCAGGGCGCGTGGCATGAGCGAAATAGCCCGGGAGGCTGGAATAACCCGCGAGGCCCTATACAGGGCGCTCAGACCGGGCGCGCAGCCGCGCTTTGACACCATTAACCGCGTCTGCGGGGCACTGGGTGTGCGTCTGGTAGCCAAGTCCGTGCATGCCTAG
- the fliD gene encoding flagellar filament capping protein FliD translates to MAGSISILGVGSGLQLQNILDQLKQAERVPILRKEASKLAIQDRMSELDTVQGMLLALKDQALTLSLSSTYLGRSVSLSDHGPLSVTADSGAATGSHHLNVVRLAATSAWRSSQGFASPSSSVNGTGSAETFSYSLGGRSTSVSVASGASLQSLAALINDDPGNPGVTASVITDGSGGTPYKLLLQSGTMGESGRVTVTQQLTDITMDQITGQVAGELDSSIEVDGVAFTRGSNSFSDVLNGFSFQLQATGETTMTVEADTSEIGYRVRSFVTGWNDLVGEIKANSGYDTETGVAGSLHGVTSLSTLQSQLMAVATGTVETGGDITSLFDLGLTFERDGTITLDDETLDAAIADHAQEVQDLLLGTDEVTGWADQVNTVLRGATRASGGLVPEEKATAQARIDLMDEQITQAESRLEKRFEILTRQFLELDRYMSTMQSTSTYLSQQFDAINNLFSNQNR, encoded by the coding sequence ATGGCTGGCTCCATCTCCATCCTCGGCGTTGGCTCCGGACTCCAGCTCCAGAACATCCTCGACCAGCTCAAGCAGGCGGAGCGGGTGCCCATTCTGCGCAAGGAGGCCAGCAAGCTGGCCATCCAGGACCGGATGAGCGAGCTGGACACGGTGCAGGGTATGCTCCTGGCCTTGAAGGACCAGGCCCTGACCCTTTCCTTGAGCTCCACCTATCTGGGCCGCTCGGTGAGCCTGTCCGACCACGGACCCTTGTCGGTCACCGCCGATTCCGGCGCGGCCACCGGCAGTCACCACCTCAACGTGGTGCGGCTGGCGGCCACCAGCGCCTGGCGCTCCAGCCAGGGCTTTGCCAGCCCATCGAGCTCGGTGAATGGCACCGGCAGCGCCGAGACCTTCAGCTACAGCCTGGGTGGCCGCAGCACCAGCGTCAGTGTCGCCTCGGGGGCCTCTTTGCAGAGCCTGGCCGCTCTGATCAACGACGATCCCGGCAACCCTGGCGTCACGGCCAGCGTCATCACCGACGGCTCCGGCGGCACCCCCTACAAGCTTCTGCTCCAGTCCGGCACCATGGGCGAGTCCGGCCGGGTGACCGTAACCCAGCAGCTCACCGACATCACCATGGACCAGATCACCGGCCAGGTGGCCGGGGAGCTGGACTCCAGCATCGAGGTGGACGGCGTGGCGTTCACCCGGGGCAGCAACAGCTTCAGCGATGTCCTGAACGGCTTTTCCTTCCAGCTCCAGGCCACCGGCGAGACCACCATGACCGTCGAGGCCGATACCTCGGAGATCGGCTACCGGGTGCGCAGCTTTGTCACCGGCTGGAACGACCTCGTCGGGGAGATCAAGGCCAACAGCGGCTACGACACCGAAACCGGCGTCGCCGGCTCTCTGCATGGCGTCACCAGCCTGTCCACCCTCCAGTCCCAGCTCATGGCCGTGGCCACCGGCACGGTGGAGACCGGCGGCGACATCACCTCGCTTTTTGATCTTGGCCTCACCTTCGAGCGGGACGGCACCATCACCCTGGATGACGAGACCCTGGATGCGGCCATTGCCGACCATGCCCAGGAGGTGCAGGACTTGTTGCTGGGCACGGACGAGGTGACCGGCTGGGCCGACCAGGTGAACACGGTGCTCCGGGGCGCCACCCGGGCCAGCGGCGGGCTGGTGCCGGAGGAGAAGGCCACGGCCCAGGCCAGGATCGATCTCATGGACGAGCAGATCACCCAGGCCGAGAGCCGCCTGGAGAAGCGGTTCGAGATCCTGACCCGGCAGTTCCTGGAGTTGGATCGGTACATGAGCACCATGCAGTCCACCTCCACCTATCTGAGCCAGCAGTTCGACGCCATCAACAACCTCTTCAGCAACCAGAACCGGTAG
- the fliS gene encoding flagellar export chaperone FliS has translation MTYGAAARSYVRTQIETNTDPNQLVLLLYDGAIRFLEQARSGCAKEDRRRRGEGLSRAIAIIGELNASLNVEAGGETATFLRSLYLAMLAELPKVNLANDVTIIDRCLRYLTELRELWVSRVLGRETAAVQPVAAAKPEQASLSLSV, from the coding sequence ATGACGTACGGAGCGGCAGCACGCAGCTATGTCCGGACCCAGATCGAGACCAACACCGACCCCAACCAGCTGGTCCTTCTGCTCTACGATGGCGCCATCCGGTTCCTGGAACAGGCCAGGAGCGGGTGCGCCAAGGAAGACCGGCGGCGGCGGGGGGAGGGGCTGAGCCGGGCCATTGCCATCATCGGCGAGCTGAACGCGAGCCTGAACGTGGAGGCCGGCGGCGAGACCGCCACCTTCCTGCGCAGCCTCTATCTGGCCATGCTGGCGGAGCTGCCCAAGGTGAACCTGGCGAACGACGTGACGATCATCGACCGTTGCTTGCGGTATCTCACCGAGCTGCGGGAGCTGTGGGTGTCGCGGGTGCTGGGCCGGGAGACCGCGGCGGTGCAGCCGGTGGCGGCCGCCAAGCCCGAGCAGGCCAGCCTCTCCTTGTCGGTGTGA
- a CDS encoding flagellar protein FlaG produces MDVSLGGLLARALVAVKPQSLRPQAERSLDHAAQATTPAPADGEVDSSRRQDEASPLAPATGALSPQRLDEMLNDLNQALAEKESTVRFAFDRKAELLVVHIIDDRTGEVMRSIPPDHLRRIHETFQAGGKLAGLMVATQG; encoded by the coding sequence ATGGATGTGAGTCTCGGTGGACTGCTGGCCAGAGCACTGGTAGCGGTCAAGCCCCAAAGCCTGCGGCCCCAGGCGGAGCGCAGCCTGGACCACGCCGCCCAGGCGACCACGCCCGCCCCGGCCGACGGGGAGGTGGACAGCAGCCGGCGGCAGGACGAGGCCAGCCCCCTGGCACCGGCCACCGGCGCCCTGAGCCCCCAGCGCCTGGACGAGATGCTCAACGACCTCAATCAGGCCCTGGCGGAGAAGGAAAGCACCGTCCGCTTCGCCTTCGACCGGAAGGCCGAGCTGCTGGTGGTCCACATCATCGATGACCGCACCGGCGAGGTGATGCGCTCCATCCCCCCCGACCACCTGCGCCGCATCCACGAGACCTTCCAGGCCGGCGGCAAGCTGGCCGGCCTCATGGTAGCCACCCAGGGCTGA